In Romeriopsis navalis LEGE 11480, the genomic stretch GTTCCGCAATTTGGCCGCCCCTAACCGCGAATACTAGACCGACAGAACCGCCGACCGCACATACCCCTCCCACCCGTCTGAATCAGGCATGTCTCCCCTTGAGTCGATCGAATACAGCGTCCGCGAAAGTAAACGCGCGAAACATGTGAACCTGCGTTTAACCCGCACGGGGAATTTGGAAGTGGTGATTCCGGTGGGCTTCGATCGGGCAGAAATCCCCAGCATTATTAGCAAGCATGAGCGCTGGTTGAATCGAGCTAGTGCGCGACTGGCTAAGCGCCAACCGACCGATCCACACTTGGCCAAAGAAGGCTTGCCAAATCGCATCGAGTTGCGGGCGATCGCCCAGGAATGGCTGATCGAATACACCCCCGCGCCCGTCACTCGGATTCGCATGAGTGAGCTGGATGACACCGTGCTGATCCTCTGGGGCAATACGCCGAATGAAGATCTCTGCCAAACGGCGCTAACGCAATGGCTGACCCGTAAAGCTGATCAGCATTTCACGCCTTGGATTCGGCGGCTGAGTGATGACATTGGGCTACCCTTTAACCGTGCAACTTTTCGGGGTCAAAAGACCCGCTGGGGCAGTTGCTCATCGCAGAAAAATATTAGTTTGAATTACAAGCTGCTCTTTCTACCGGCTCCCTTGGTGAATTACGTGTTTATTCACGAGCTGGCCCATACAATCCATATGAATCATTCGGATCAGTTCTGGCATCTGGTCGAACAGAAGGAACCCGATTATCGCCGCCTGGATAAGGATTTGAATGATGCAATGCAGTATATTCCGCGTTGGCTGGAAGTTTGGTTGGCGAGTCGCTAGCGGAAAATTCCACAAGGCCCGTTCACTCCGGATTAAAGCCTTACCTACATGGGCTTTTTGGCGATGATGAATACGGCTTTGTCGGGGCTGGGTTGCCATTGGTGATCGATCTCAAATCCGCTCTGGGTGAAACTATCGACCAATTCCTGTACGGTAAAAAATTTGATTAGGGGCAATATGCCGAGGGCTGTGCCGATCGACATAATGCGCTGAAACAATTGATTTGAGCCGTCCAAACAGGTGGTGCTGGTGACGAAAATACCACCGGGTTTGAGTATTTTATGCACCTGCGCGATGGTGGCGGCTTTATCTTCGAGTAAGTGGAGAATGCTGAGACCTAATACGACATCTAGGCTTTGATCAGGGATATCTAGTTGATCGAGGGTTGATTGGGTAAAAGTGATGTTTGTGATGTTGCTAGCAGTGGCTTTGCCTTGGGCAATTTTGAGCATCTTCGCGGAAATGTCCACGGCTTGGATGTGCTTGACGTAGGGTGCATGGACGATCGCGGTCGAGCCAGTGCCACAGCCAAATTCTAGGACTTCCATATCGGGCCGCAAGTACTCGCGGGTAACGGCTAACTTCTTCTGGTATGAGGCTTCATCCGCAACGGGTTGCTTGGCATAGAACTTGGCGATGATGTCCCAAAACTTGGCTGACTGAGCCATGAGCGTCTCCCAGTGATAAGTGATGCAGGGTAAGGAAAATTGGGCGGTTTAATGATCAGGGTAAAAGCGACTTGCGGATAATTCAAGCCAGCAAATCGGTAATTTTGGCTCGGTGATTTTGAACTTCAGGGGAATGGCTTGGCCCCCACGTGTGATCAGACTGGATTTCCACTGAGACTAACTGGACAAGGCTCCTAAGGTTTGAGGGGTGGATCGATTAAATGCTTAGCTACGCGCTGTTAATTCCTGCGCTAAGGCTTGCATCATCGCCGTCAGGCTTTCGTACTGCGGTGCTTGTTCCCCTTCAAGACATTCCTCCGGTGCATCACTACAGTAAATTGGCAAGGCAGCACAGGCAGCTTCTGAACCGATGACGAAGTAAAGACCGTATTCCAGATTAAACAGTGGAAACAATGGATAGTCAGGGTCAACATTCGCCAATGTTTCCTTGAGGGCGGGAAAGCGCGCTAAATCCCAAGCATCCGGGTGGGGGATAAACGGGTTTATGCCACCATTGCGCCATTGATACAATTCATATATCTCTTCAGACAACTTGAATGGTAAATGCCCAACGGCCAGTTCAATCTCGCTGCGGCTCAGGCCGGGATGCATGACCGCCGGATGATCCGGGATATGTTGCGCGATCCAGTGTTCAATCGAATTTAAGGCTTCTGTCAACTCAGACATAATTCACGACCAACGAATTCAGCAAATGTTTTCGGCGGCACCAGGATCAAAAACTCTGACGGTAATTGATGACTGATTTAATGGTCAAATTAGCATCATATTTAGGAGTCTCAGTCGGGACACAAACCATTAGCAAGCTAGCGCTATCTGACGAAAACGACAACCGATCGCACTGAGTTAGTAATTATCCTCAACCGATCGCATTGACCCGCAATATTCAGTCTAATGAGCACTGAAGCGTCAAGGGGAAAGGCGGTGCACGCTGTTTTATGATGGGTATATGGAAAGTATTACTCTGACTCGACCGGATGATTGGCATTTGCATTTGCGTGATGGTGAGGCGCTGAAGGCGGTGCTGCCCCATACGACTAAGCAGTTTGCGCGGGCGATCGTCATGCCGAATTTGAAGCCGCCGGTGCGATCGGTGGCAGATGCGGCGGCTTATCGCGATCGTATCCTGGCGGCGATTCCGGCGGGTCAGCAGTTTGAGCCGTTGATGACGCTATATCTGACGGATAATACGAGTCCTGAGGAGATTATTGCGGCGCAGGCAGCTCAGTTCGTGAAGGCGGTGAAGTATTATCCGGCGGGGGCGACGACGAATTCGGATTTGGGTGTGACGGATATTGGCAAGTGCGATCGGGTTTTCGAGGCGATGCAGCAGGTGGATATGCCGCTGTTGTTGCATGGGGAAGTGACGGATCGGGGGGTGGATACGTTCGATCGGGAGAAGGTGTTTATTGAACAGCATTTGATTCCGTTGCGGCAGCGCTTTCCGAAGTTGCGGATTGTGCTGGAGCATATTACGACGGCGGAGGCGGTGGCGTTTGTGCTGGGGGCGGATAATGTGGCGGCGACGATTACACCGCAGCATTTGTTATTTAACCGCAATGCGATTTTTCAGGGGGGGATTCGGCCCCATTTTTATTGTTTGCCGATTTTGAAGCGAGAGACGCATCGGTTGGCACTGATTGAAGCGGCGACTTCGGGGAATCCGAAGTTTTTCTTGGGGACGGATAGTGCGCCGCATGAACGTGGCAAGAAGGAAATGTCCTGTGGCTGTGCGGGGTGTTTTTCGGCGCTACATGCGATGGAGTTGTATGCGGCGGCGTTTGAGTCGGTGGATGCGCTGGATAAGCTGGAGGGGTTTGCAAGTTTTTATGGGCCAGATTTTTATCGGTTGCCGCGTAATTCGGAGCAGATTACGTTGAAGAAGACAAGTTGGCGGGTGCCGGATGAGGTGCCGTTTGTGGGAGCAGGGCTGGTGCCTTTGGGGGCGGGTGAGGAGATGACTTGGCAGATGACAGGCTGACTTTAACAACGATAAAACTTTAACAACAATAAATCAGTAACCGCCTAAGACAGAATCGATCGCTCACCGCAATAATCACCGGATTTAATTAGTCAGAATTAGCCCCTTGGGAGAGCCGTATTTTTTCGCAATTGCAACTCGCTGCTGACGACGGTGTTTTTCTGCTTCCCGCTCCAAACGGACACCATCAGCATCGCGGAATACACCACTAGGGTCAATGGAGCCAACAGTTTCGAGGGATTCGGCGATCGCCAGCATCATATTGGTTAAGCTCGGGAACCAAAGCTGATCTTGGATATCCTCGCGTACCAGCACGGCAGAGACATCGATCGGCGGCTCAGAACCCGCGATCACTAGCTCACCATTCTCATACAAGACAAACGGCAAGCACTGAATATCAGATATCTCAGGATTAGTCGTGTGGTTTTGATAATGCTTCGCGGCTTCTTCCAGTGACAAGAAATGGATTAAACCGTCATCAAATAAACCATCGAAGCGGCATGTATAGGTTGATTCACCTCCATTGACAGGACATTGATCGCCGATTGGTGCTCCAGCCCACTGGTAGTATTCGTAAACTTCTTCAGAAAGCTGGAACTGAAAGAAGCTACCGATTTGCTGTTCAACCGCTTCTCGACTTCTAGCCGGTCGAGCGGAATTGAAATGGGCATCGATTCGAGCCAGCGCCTCAGTCATCAACGACATGTTTTCTCTGTCTTACTATCTAAAATCAACTTGCGACAATGCTAAACCATACGTTCAGCTATGGCTAGAAGAATCACAATTGCGAACTCAGAACTAAAGAGGAAAACAACACCTTAAGCAATAGTATATAAATAAACAGCGGACTAGATAAACCACATGTAAATTTTTCGTAAATTCTTTATCGAAGCAAGATTCACACAAAAAATAATGCAGTAACATCATTTTCAGCAAATTTAACAGAAAGAGTCTAATAGTTAGCCAAATTTAGTGGAAAACAAACTAGTGGCTAGACCAGCCTAAGAATGAGGGATAGCATAAATATTCAAAATAGTTATTTTGCTTGAGTTTTGAAGCGATTCTCTCCCTCATTTTACGGCTCACACCGCACTAGCAAGCAACTATGACAATTTATACATTATACGCAGCAACTACCATGAAGAAATCTCTAATTTTAACTGTCCTAGCTGGCCTCATGCTGATAGCAGAACCGGCAACAGCACATAAGACAGAAAAAATTGATCGGCAATCTGTGAGTCTGATCGCACAAGCCACCCCCTCATCAAAGGCAGAAAAGCTAAAAAGTCAGATCAATTCTTTGAGGACAGATCCCTCGGCCTATGCAAAAGACCTTGGGAAGATTATTGCAGCGGCCAAAGAAGGCGATATTAAAGAATACAAAAAACTCAGTGGCTCACCATGGGGACTGCCAAATGAAAATCAATTGAAACGCTGGCAAGAACTGCAAACCTATTTGGCAACGGCGAAACCAGTTAACGCCCTGGCATGGGATGCCGCAGACAGTCAATTAGGCCGCGCCGCGCAAACCAAGCAAAACCGTAGTGGAGTAGCCTTTGCTGAAGGTTATACCTTCAGCAGTTTTTACTGGCTCTTCCATGACCGCCAACTGACAAGCCTCAGACAGCTCCGTTCACCGGCCTCCGATCGTGCAAGTATTCATTTATACAAAACAAAAGGTGATGATAACCCACAAGCGCGGCTAACGATGTCAGTGGATTTTCAGCGGCTAGTCTCACCGGAAGAGAGACTGGTCTATCTATCCTACAAGAAGGCACTATCTGAAGCTGAGATCAATTTAGTCCGCGAAAGTTGGTTGGCAATTGCCAATACTGGCCGTAATAATTTCAATTATCGCAAGAACAATAAATATGCAAAGAATCTCTCAGGGAAAACCACTCTTACTTTTAATCACAAGACCCAGCAAAAGATCCAATCCCCACTCTACCGAGATGCTGATGTCATGGTAGATCTGACCTTAAATAAGAAATTAAATGACATTGCCCAAATCCAGGCTGTGCATAATGCCAAAATCCAGAAATCAGGGCATGACGGACCAACAGATTATCTGATCAAGGATGGTAAGAAAAATCTTAAAGAGTTAGGAGATCGACTTAAGTATATCGAATATCCGCGGAGCGCTGGCGAGGCTGCTGGTGATAGCACCTTGAGCAATTACCCAACAGCATGGATGAAGAGCGAAACCCACTACCGTCCATTCTTTAATGTTGGCCAGGCATATAAAGATATTGGCTTTGGAGTGGCTCGTGGCTCCAATGGTAGATGGTATGCCGTTGCTGTGATCGGACACGCCAAATAGCCATTAAAAGAGGAAAATACATGCAGCGACTAGACCACATCAAGTCAGTCGATTGAGGGTGTGATCTGACCGTTACATTGCAACATCGGCGAGTGCCACCATCATGAAGTAGGTTGGGTTGCACGTTGCGACCCCCAACCTATCGATCCCCTCGATACACCCGTGGCGATACAATATTTCCACGCTTCGATCGAGCACATCGAAGCCCCTGTTGATATTGGGAAAAGACCTTGGACGCTTTACAACAGCTCGTCCGATCGCTGCCCCCGAAGCTACTGCCATTCGACCATCGCAGTAATCGGCTTCTGCGCTAATTCTGCTTAGAGTTGCCGAACTTATTCACGACTTAGATTAGGAGCTTGAGCGATCGCTTCAATTGAGCGCGTCACCTGTTTAATCAGGTTAAGGGCGATCGCCTGCCGTGCTTCTTCACGAATTTCCGGATATATCCTGGTCGCTTCAACTTCAGTCCTCTGCATCGCCACAATTCGGCCCTGATTTTCCGCTTCAACCAACGATCGCATTTCCGCTTCCAAGGAACACGCACTGAATTATTACCAGCATTCCATCATCAAAACGCGTCGATCGTCCCCACGACCTCCAAGCGTTTACCCTCCCCCACCCGCATCACAACCAGTTCCCCGGAAGCCACACCACTGCCCGTCAAAGCCGCAATATTGACAAAGTGCGTCACCATCAAGCTGACGCCTGGTTTCGCCGAATTATCCAGCATAAACTGCTGCACCGCCTTGGTTTGCACCGCTTCAGTCGAACGATCTTGAAAAAATGAATTAATCGCCGCAAAGGGTTTCACTGGCCCCACCGCCATCAGCGCCGCCGTCTCCATACAGCGACACCACTGGCTCGACTGCACCCGCCGCAGCGCCACACCACGCCGCTGCAGCGCTGCCCCCGTACGCCGGGCCTGCGCCCGACCAGCCGCAGAAAGATTGCGTTGGGTGGCACAATCGCCCAGCCGAAAGTTATCCGGATCGCCCATACCAGGTGCCAGCGCATGGCGCATCAAAATAAAATAAGCGGCTTGCGGCCATTGCAATTGCGCCCAGAGGTCCCCTGCGACATCCTGGGTCGGAGCCACAGCCCCAGGCGTCGCAACCACAAAGTTAAATGCGGCCTGCTGCCCCACCGAACTCTCCTGCACAGACATCAACAGCTCCGGCTGAAACAACAAATCATCAGCGTTAAGCGTCTCTTGGGGGAAATAAAGCTGCGTCGTCAATACCGGCCCATTGGCTGGCTGCACCAGCACATGCAGGTGGCGCGTCCGCCCCGGATAGATCCCTGGCACAACCGTTTCAAGCCGGTAACGGCCCTCACCATCAGTAAACTGATGCCCCCACAATCGATCGCCCTGGGTCTCGTACTCACCCGCGGCATCAGCCTGCCAAAAATCCACCAGACAATTCGCCAGGGGTTGACAATCTTGGCCCAGCACTTGGCCAGTGAGGCGCAACCGCTGACCGGCAGTCTCGGCAGACCGCAACGACTGCCGCCGCGGCGAATTCGGCCGGTAAAAGGGGCCAGCAGTTTGAGGTGGCGTGATAACGCGATCTCCACAGGCAGGGGTCAGCGCCAACTCGGTCGCAGTGTCCGGGCCGATGGGGGTCGCAACCGACTGCGCAGTAGCGCGATCACGCACCTGGCCCCCAGTCCGACGACAGGCAGCCAGAACCAACGCCGCCAAGCACAGCGGCGATCGCCGCAGAAAACCACGTCGACTGGTCGAAGTGAGCCACAATTTCGCCATATGTCTTTGCTTTCGTCATAAATCGGCAGAGCGATCTCCATTGTAATCAGCGGCCAGTTTTTTTACTGTTGACACAACCCTGGCAAACTCCGAGCGATCAGCCATCTCACCGCCCAAAACACCATGCCCAAACCAAAGAATGACTCACCGCCCGAAAGCCCTAGCCAATCCGGCCACGCAATGCTGCAATTGCCCTCGGAGTTGAGACACGACCAGAAATGCCTATCCCCCAGAGCGATACAATACTGCTTGGCTGGTTCATGCCCTGTTGACTCTGGAAGGAACGTAATTTTGGACGTCTTACGCCGCTTAGTGCAATCCCTACCCCCGAAGCTACTCCCCTTCGCCCGGCGGGTCGATCGACTCAACCGCTGGATCGCCAAATTCTGCTACCTGCTCGTGATGCTGATGATCGGCCTCGGCGTCTGGAACGTGATTGGCCGCTTCCTCGGACGACTGCTCGGCATGAACCTCACCTCCAACTCCCTAATCGAAGGCCAGTGGTATCTCTTCTCCCTGCTGTTCCTGCTCGGCGGGGCCTACACCCTCTTCCGCGATGGCCACGTCCGCGTCGATATCTTCTACAACCAATGGAACGATCGCCAAAAAGCGATCGCCAATCTCCTGGGCACGATCGTCTTCCTCATTCCCTTCTGCATCGTCATCTTCCTCAGCTCCTGGTCCGAAGTCTTCAACTCCTGGTCTACCTGGGAAATCTCCCCCGACCCCGGCGGTCTCCCCCGCTACCCACTCAAAACCATGATTCTCGTCTCCGTCGTTCTACTCATGCTCCAAGGCATCGCCGAAATCATCAAAAACTGGGCCTTCCTCACCGGCCACACCGACACCTCCCCACAGCGCTAAACCGCCGCAACCAGGAAACCAAACTTTAGGACATACAAATATCATGGGTGAGTGGATTATTGAAGTCGATACCACATGGATGGGGCCAGGCATGTTCCTGGGCGCATTGGTATTGCTAGCCTTCGGCTACCCCGTTGCCTTTGCCCTTGGGGGCGTTGGCATCCTCTTCGGCCTCGCGGGGGTGGGCCTCGGCGTCTTCGATTGGCAACTCTTTACGGCCTTGCCCGATCGCTTCTTCGGCACCATGTCGAACTTCACCCTCCTCGCCATCCCCTACTTCATCTTCCTCGGCGCAATGCTCCAAAAAACCGGCATCGCCGAACGGCTGCTGGAAACCATGGGCATCCTCTTCGGTCGTTTGCGCGGTGGCCTCGCCCTGGCTGTCGTCCTGGTCGGCGCATTGCTCGCCGCCACCACCGGCGTCGTCGCCGCCACCGTCGTCGCCATGGGCATGATTTCCCTACCCGTAATGCTGCGCTACGGCTACAACAAACAACTCGCCACCGGCGTCATCGCCGCCTCCGGCACCCTCGGCCAAATCATCCCCCCCAGCGTCGTGCTCGTCGTCCTCGGCGACCAACTCGGTATCTCCGTCGGCGACCTCTTCCTCGGCTCCCTCATCCCCGGATTACTGATCACCGCCGCCTTTGCCCTGCACGTCTTGATCAGTGCCTGGCTCAGGCCCGACATCGCCCCCGCCCTGCCCGCCACAGTCCGCGAAATCGGCGGCAAAGCCCTCGCCGGACGCGTGCTCAAAGCCATGCTGCCGCCACTGCTGCTAATCCTACTCGTCCTCGGCAGCATCTTCTTTGGCTTTGCCACCCCCACTGAAGCCGGAGCCGTCGGTTGCCTCGGCGCGATCGTCCTCGCCTACTTCAACCGCCAACTCAACCTCAACACCCTCCGACAAGCTTGCGACGACACCCTGCGCACCACCTCAATGGTGATTTTCATTCTGTTTGGTTCGACGCTATTTAGTTTGGTCTTTCGGGGATTAGAGGGCGATCGATTTATGACCGAAGCCCTAGTTAATCTGCCCGGCGGCACCCTCGGCTTTATGCTCGTCAGCATGTTGGTGGTCTTCGTCTTAGGCTTCTTTATCGACTTCTTTGAGATTGCCTTTATCGTCATTCCACTGTTTGTACCAGTGGCCCAAAAGCTCGGCATTGACCTGATTTGGTACGGCGTCGTCCTAGGTGCAAACTTGCAAACCTCATTCCTCACACCGCCCTTTGGCTTTGCGCTGTTCTATCTTCGTAGTGTTGCACCACCCGAAGTTAAAACCACCGATATTTATCGCGGTGTGATTCCATTTATTGTGCTACAGCTATTAGTCTTAGCATTGATCATTGCATTCCCTGGCATCGTCAATTTTCTGCCCAGCTTGACTCCATCTGCATCATAGAGAAACCCATACTGCAATCACAATATAATTCGCACCAAATCGAACGGTAAGCATCAGGGCACAGAAACCTCATCAAACCCAATATCGATAGCGCTCAGTCTTTTGGTTATTGGCAGTTTCGCTCACGGGAAAGCCGCCTCTATAGGTTGTTTGCCGATCGCGAAATCCGTAAAGCTTAGCTCATTCACCCGATTCCAGTTGTAGACTCGCTTGCGGAAATCCGTCCACTGCTCATACACCTGCTTAAATCCAGCATTCTGACTCGCATCTTCGTCATAGATTTCAAATGCTGCCTTCTGAGCCGCCGCCAGGATTTCTTTGCTATAGGCCGTTAATTGCGTTCCCCCCGCAACCAAACGCCCCAACGCCGCTTGGTTTAACGTGTCATAGCGAGCCATCATCGTCAAATTCGACTCATAGGCCGCTGTTTCAAACACCGCTTGGTATTCTTTGGGCAACTTGGCCCAAGCCGTTTTATTCACCTGTACATCCAGCGTCGGCCCCGGCTCCCACCAGCCCGGATAGTAATAATACTTCGCCGTTTTATGCAGTCCTAATTTCTCATCATCATAGGGACCCACAAACTCCGCGGCATCGATTACCCCGCGATCGAGGGCCAGATAAATTTCCCCACCCGGCAAACCTTGAACATTTACACCCAGCCGCTCCATCACCTTGCCGCCCAAACCCGGAATCCGCATTTTCAGACCTTTTAAGTCATTCACGGAATTCACTTGTCGCTTAAACCAGCCGCCCATCTGCGCCCCGGTATTGCCCGCCGGGAAATTGATGATGCCAAAATCCCCATAGATTTGACGCATCATATCCAATCCGCCGCCCTGGTACAGCCAAGCATTCTGCTGCTGTGCCGTCAGCCCAAAGGGCACCGAAGTCCCAAAGGCAAAAGCCGGATTTTTACCAATGTAGTAGTAGCTAGCGGTATGCCCGCACTCCACCGACCCCTTCTGCACCGTATCAAACACCTTCAGCCCCGGCGCAATCTCCCCCGCCGCATAGGGCGTAATCTTAAAGCGACCATCGGTCATGGCGGCGACCCGATCGCAAATCGTCGCCGCCCCACCAAAAATCGTGTCTAGGGACTTCGGCCAACTCGTCGTCATCCGCCATTCCACGCGAGGCAACGAGCTATCGGTCGTACTTTCCCCCGAAGTCGCTCGCCGAATCCGGATACAACCGCCAAGGGCCATCGCACTGGCCGAACCCAAAATTAATTGCCGCCGCTTCATAACCACTTAAACCCATTCACCGAATATCCAAATCCTAGAAGGTTTGGCGCACCGAATCTATTAAGAAGCGCGACAGGCCCGCCCCAATCGTCACTTCCCCCAGCACTTAATTGCATATATCCGCAGAACTTATCGATCAGCGCTGGTCAATCAGCACACCTTACTAGACAATGGAGTACGGCAGTCTATCCCCTGCAAGCAAGCATGAGAAAGCTAATTACCGGCATTCGGGAATTTCAATCCAGCTATTACCAGGAAAAGCGTGAGCTGTTCGAACAGCTGGGTCACGGTCAAAGTCCACGGGTGCTCTTTATCACCTGCTCCGACTCACGGATTGATCCGAATCTCATCTTGCAAGCCGAACCCGGCGAACTCTTTGTCATTCGCAACGCTGGCAATATCATCCCGCCCTACGGCTCGGCCAACGGCGGCGAAGGCGCATCAATGGAATATGCCCTCCAAGCCCTCGACATCGACCAAATCATCATCTGCGGCCACAACCACTGCGGCGCGATGAAGGGTTTACTCAAACTCAACAAGCTCCAGGAAGACCTCCCCCTCGTCTACGATTGGCTCAAACACACCGAAGCCACCCGCCGCATTCTCAAGGATTGCTACCAAGGCTACGAAGGCGATGAGCTGATCGAAATTGCCGTCGCGGAGAATATCCTGACCCAGATCGATAACCTGGAGACCTATCCGATCGTCCGATCGCGGATGCAGCAGGGCCGACTCCACATCTATGGCTGGCTCTACGAAATCGAATCCGGCGAAGTCCAAGCCTATAACCCCGCCACCGAGCAATTCGAACTGCCCCAATCACAGCTTTATCCCGAAGATATGGGTGATCAACAAGAGATTAAGCCCGGACGATTCGTTAAGAGCAGCGCGCCGCTCGTGAAAGCCGTTGAAGCACCGCAGCCAACGAACGCATATCAACCGACTCCATTGGGGACTAACTGGCTATCAGCCGAACAATCAAATCGCATCTACCGTGGCAGCAATCGATCGCGTTAAATCGCGCGGCGATCGTCTGACATCAATAATTTGCACAAACAAACTCATTCATTAAAAAACCGCCGCCGACTGAATTAGTCGGCGGCGGTTTTAGGTTGAACTTAAGGCATTAAACGGCAGGCATTAAGCCCACCCCATACGATCTAACCAAACTCATTCACACCAACAATCGACCAACTCTGGCCGGGCTGATTGATCTTGGCAATCAAACCAGGATTCGGCGAATCAGGTCGTTCATCCGTGACAAAACGAGTTGCTAAGACCTCACCATCCTGCATTAACCAAATCGCCTCTTCATCAGTTACTTCATTACGGAACACAATGTCATGCACATTATCCGCATTGAAATCACCCGAACCGACAATTTGCCAACCTGGGAATAGTGGGACTGCGGTCACCACATCAGAAGCAGTCTCCGT encodes the following:
- a CDS encoding CAP domain-containing protein; protein product: MKKSLILTVLAGLMLIAEPATAHKTEKIDRQSVSLIAQATPSSKAEKLKSQINSLRTDPSAYAKDLGKIIAAAKEGDIKEYKKLSGSPWGLPNENQLKRWQELQTYLATAKPVNALAWDAADSQLGRAAQTKQNRSGVAFAEGYTFSSFYWLFHDRQLTSLRQLRSPASDRASIHLYKTKGDDNPQARLTMSVDFQRLVSPEERLVYLSYKKALSEAEINLVRESWLAIANTGRNNFNYRKNNKYAKNLSGKTTLTFNHKTQQKIQSPLYRDADVMVDLTLNKKLNDIAQIQAVHNAKIQKSGHDGPTDYLIKDGKKNLKELGDRLKYIEYPRSAGEAAGDSTLSNYPTAWMKSETHYRPFFNVGQAYKDIGFGVARGSNGRWYAVAVIGHAK
- a CDS encoding TRAP transporter small permease subunit, with amino-acid sequence MDVLRRLVQSLPPKLLPFARRVDRLNRWIAKFCYLLVMLMIGLGVWNVIGRFLGRLLGMNLTSNSLIEGQWYLFSLLFLLGGAYTLFRDGHVRVDIFYNQWNDRQKAIANLLGTIVFLIPFCIVIFLSSWSEVFNSWSTWEISPDPGGLPRYPLKTMILVSVVLLMLQGIAEIIKNWAFLTGHTDTSPQR
- a CDS encoding class I SAM-dependent methyltransferase, with the protein product MAQSAKFWDIIAKFYAKQPVADEASYQKKLAVTREYLRPDMEVLEFGCGTGSTAIVHAPYVKHIQAVDISAKMLKIAQGKATASNITNITFTQSTLDQLDIPDQSLDVVLGLSILHLLEDKAATIAQVHKILKPGGIFVTSTTCLDGSNQLFQRIMSIGTALGILPLIKFFTVQELVDSFTQSGFEIDHQWQPSPDKAVFIIAKKPM
- a CDS encoding TRAP transporter substrate-binding protein — its product is MKRRQLILGSASAMALGGCIRIRRATSGESTTDSSLPRVEWRMTTSWPKSLDTIFGGAATICDRVAAMTDGRFKITPYAAGEIAPGLKVFDTVQKGSVECGHTASYYYIGKNPAFAFGTSVPFGLTAQQQNAWLYQGGGLDMMRQIYGDFGIINFPAGNTGAQMGGWFKRQVNSVNDLKGLKMRIPGLGGKVMERLGVNVQGLPGGEIYLALDRGVIDAAEFVGPYDDEKLGLHKTAKYYYYPGWWEPGPTLDVQVNKTAWAKLPKEYQAVFETAAYESNLTMMARYDTLNQAALGRLVAGGTQLTAYSKEILAAAQKAAFEIYDEDASQNAGFKQVYEQWTDFRKRVYNWNRVNELSFTDFAIGKQPIEAAFP
- a CDS encoding dioxygenase family protein encodes the protein MAKLWLTSTSRRGFLRRSPLCLAALVLAACRRTGGQVRDRATAQSVATPIGPDTATELALTPACGDRVITPPQTAGPFYRPNSPRRQSLRSAETAGQRLRLTGQVLGQDCQPLANCLVDFWQADAAGEYETQGDRLWGHQFTDGEGRYRLETVVPGIYPGRTRHLHVLVQPANGPVLTTQLYFPQETLNADDLLFQPELLMSVQESSVGQQAAFNFVVATPGAVAPTQDVAGDLWAQLQWPQAAYFILMRHALAPGMGDPDNFRLGDCATQRNLSAAGRAQARRTGAALQRRGVALRRVQSSQWCRCMETAALMAVGPVKPFAAINSFFQDRSTEAVQTKAVQQFMLDNSAKPGVSLMVTHFVNIAALTGSGVASGELVVMRVGEGKRLEVVGTIDAF
- a CDS encoding M48 family metallopeptidase, encoding MSPLESIEYSVRESKRAKHVNLRLTRTGNLEVVIPVGFDRAEIPSIISKHERWLNRASARLAKRQPTDPHLAKEGLPNRIELRAIAQEWLIEYTPAPVTRIRMSELDDTVLILWGNTPNEDLCQTALTQWLTRKADQHFTPWIRRLSDDIGLPFNRATFRGQKTRWGSCSSQKNISLNYKLLFLPAPLVNYVFIHELAHTIHMNHSDQFWHLVEQKEPDYRRLDKDLNDAMQYIPRWLEVWLASR
- a CDS encoding carbonic anhydrase, with the translated sequence MRKLITGIREFQSSYYQEKRELFEQLGHGQSPRVLFITCSDSRIDPNLILQAEPGELFVIRNAGNIIPPYGSANGGEGASMEYALQALDIDQIIICGHNHCGAMKGLLKLNKLQEDLPLVYDWLKHTEATRRILKDCYQGYEGDELIEIAVAENILTQIDNLETYPIVRSRMQQGRLHIYGWLYEIESGEVQAYNPATEQFELPQSQLYPEDMGDQQEIKPGRFVKSSAPLVKAVEAPQPTNAYQPTPLGTNWLSAEQSNRIYRGSNRSR
- a CDS encoding TRAP transporter large permease; translated protein: MGEWIIEVDTTWMGPGMFLGALVLLAFGYPVAFALGGVGILFGLAGVGLGVFDWQLFTALPDRFFGTMSNFTLLAIPYFIFLGAMLQKTGIAERLLETMGILFGRLRGGLALAVVLVGALLAATTGVVAATVVAMGMISLPVMLRYGYNKQLATGVIAASGTLGQIIPPSVVLVVLGDQLGISVGDLFLGSLIPGLLITAAFALHVLISAWLRPDIAPALPATVREIGGKALAGRVLKAMLPPLLLILLVLGSIFFGFATPTEAGAVGCLGAIVLAYFNRQLNLNTLRQACDDTLRTTSMVIFILFGSTLFSLVFRGLEGDRFMTEALVNLPGGTLGFMLVSMLVVFVLGFFIDFFEIAFIVIPLFVPVAQKLGIDLIWYGVVLGANLQTSFLTPPFGFALFYLRSVAPPEVKTTDIYRGVIPFIVLQLLVLALIIAFPGIVNFLPSLTPSAS
- the pyrC gene encoding dihydroorotase yields the protein MESITLTRPDDWHLHLRDGEALKAVLPHTTKQFARAIVMPNLKPPVRSVADAAAYRDRILAAIPAGQQFEPLMTLYLTDNTSPEEIIAAQAAQFVKAVKYYPAGATTNSDLGVTDIGKCDRVFEAMQQVDMPLLLHGEVTDRGVDTFDREKVFIEQHLIPLRQRFPKLRIVLEHITTAEAVAFVLGADNVAATITPQHLLFNRNAIFQGGIRPHFYCLPILKRETHRLALIEAATSGNPKFFLGTDSAPHERGKKEMSCGCAGCFSALHAMELYAAAFESVDALDKLEGFASFYGPDFYRLPRNSEQITLKKTSWRVPDEVPFVGAGLVPLGAGEEMTWQMTG